In Pseudomonadota bacterium, a single window of DNA contains:
- a CDS encoding response regulator, with protein sequence MSFFKPAADGDPRVLRARVDLLLRAATGSWPVMLLLLVVSVAVMWPHTRAVFLLGWLAIMVGIMAVRMVQARRFRARGEASIDEVAAFNHSFLLGTAASGLGLGIGFAFAGMVLLHSVEPFQQSFLSFVLAGLTAAAVNIYAADKHVARAFLYFAVVPLAVVYLLSQDTTHVAMGALLLAFTAAMTRVSSVVNASVLASLSLRFENDELISALTSAKQRSEEANRKLKDEIEQRRDTESKLIEARDRAEQAARAKSEFLATMSHEIRTPMNGVLGMTELILNTELSSKQHRFASTIRRSGEALLAIINDILDFSKIEAGKLEIQHTVFDLRQLVEDTVAFFAEQAQRKRLSLLAVYPPQGHAAYRGDPDRLRQILTNLMGNAIKFTEAGEVLLKVETEASGSARDTLRFEVRDSGIGIKPEHQAHIFESFQQADGSTTRKFGGTGLGLAICARLVELMQGRIGLDSAPGRGSTFWFSVELTRMPASSIAAQIKPNVEFAGRRVLVVDDHATNREILQHQLTSWGMRYHGAPNGGQGLKLLRQAASHGQAFDAAILDRHLPDIEGIELAKRIKSEPAIAATRLIMLSSIDQIEQTGQWLQAGIEVYINKPVRQAELHDALGTALAVGGDSEDLLAARARIASVAASQLGAHVLLAEDNPVNQELARSMLEELGCTVVVVENGQEALDAIGDAPLDRMQRPYDLVLMDCQMPVLDGFEATRQIRRWEAHNNRKQPLPIVALTANALSGDRERCLKSGMDDYLAKPFSQEQLAALVKRWMTLDVAVKQAVKREAANAARDGQPADGAELHVAALDQKVLGVIRGLHRDGQEDVLARVVGMYLKNCPKLLEKLQEAASTGNNDLLRNAAHSLKSASANLGATRLAALCDELENLGRDGGVARALAPLGIVEFEFEAVCNALALELSRRAA encoded by the coding sequence TTGTCTTTTTTCAAACCCGCCGCCGACGGCGACCCGCGCGTGCTACGGGCGCGCGTGGACCTGTTGCTGCGTGCCGCCACCGGCAGTTGGCCGGTCATGCTGTTGCTGCTGGTGGTCAGCGTGGCGGTCATGTGGCCGCATACCCGCGCCGTGTTCCTGCTCGGCTGGCTCGCGATCATGGTTGGCATCATGGCGGTGCGCATGGTGCAGGCGCGCCGCTTCCGGGCGCGCGGCGAGGCGAGCATCGACGAGGTTGCCGCGTTCAATCACAGCTTCCTGCTCGGCACCGCCGCCAGCGGCCTGGGCCTGGGCATCGGCTTCGCTTTTGCCGGCATGGTGCTGTTGCACAGCGTGGAACCGTTCCAGCAGAGCTTTCTGTCCTTCGTGCTCGCCGGCCTGACCGCGGCGGCGGTCAACATCTACGCGGCCGACAAGCACGTGGCGCGCGCATTCCTGTATTTCGCCGTCGTACCGCTGGCAGTGGTGTATCTCTTGTCGCAGGACACCACGCACGTCGCCATGGGCGCGCTGCTGCTGGCCTTCACGGCCGCCATGACGCGCGTCAGCAGCGTGGTCAATGCCTCGGTGCTGGCATCGCTGTCGCTACGCTTCGAGAACGACGAGTTGATCAGCGCCTTGACCAGCGCCAAGCAGCGCAGCGAGGAGGCGAATCGCAAGCTGAAAGACGAGATCGAGCAACGCCGCGACACCGAGAGCAAGCTCATCGAAGCGCGCGACCGCGCCGAACAGGCGGCACGCGCCAAGAGCGAGTTCCTCGCCACCATGAGCCATGAGATCCGCACGCCCATGAACGGCGTGCTGGGCATGACCGAGCTCATCCTCAACACCGAGTTGAGCAGCAAGCAACATCGTTTCGCGTCGACCATACGGCGCTCCGGCGAGGCCCTGCTCGCCATCATCAACGACATTCTCGACTTCTCGAAAATCGAAGCGGGCAAACTCGAGATTCAGCACACGGTGTTCGATTTGCGCCAGCTGGTCGAAGACACCGTGGCGTTCTTCGCCGAACAGGCGCAGCGCAAGCGGCTGTCCTTGCTGGCCGTCTATCCGCCCCAGGGTCATGCCGCCTATCGCGGCGACCCGGATCGCCTGCGCCAGATCCTCACGAACCTCATGGGCAATGCCATCAAGTTCACCGAGGCCGGTGAAGTGCTGCTCAAGGTCGAAACCGAGGCCAGCGGCAGCGCGCGCGACACGCTGCGCTTCGAAGTCAGGGACAGCGGCATCGGCATCAAGCCCGAACACCAGGCGCACATCTTCGAATCCTTTCAGCAGGCCGATGGCTCGACCACGCGCAAGTTCGGCGGCACCGGCCTCGGACTTGCCATCTGTGCGCGCCTGGTCGAACTCATGCAGGGCCGCATCGGGCTGGACAGCGCGCCGGGACGTGGCTCCACCTTCTGGTTCAGCGTCGAGCTGACGCGCATGCCGGCCTCGAGCATCGCCGCGCAGATCAAGCCCAACGTCGAATTCGCCGGCCGCCGCGTGCTGGTGGTGGACGATCACGCCACCAACCGCGAGATTTTGCAGCACCAGCTCACCAGCTGGGGCATGCGCTACCACGGCGCTCCGAACGGCGGCCAGGGCTTGAAGCTTCTGCGCCAGGCTGCCAGCCACGGCCAGGCCTTCGACGCCGCGATCCTCGACCGGCACCTGCCCGACATCGAGGGCATCGAACTGGCCAAGCGCATCAAGAGCGAGCCGGCGATCGCGGCCACGCGTCTCATCATGCTGAGCTCCATCGACCAGATCGAACAGACCGGCCAATGGCTGCAGGCCGGCATCGAGGTCTACATCAACAAGCCGGTGCGCCAGGCGGAACTGCACGATGCCCTCGGCACCGCGCTGGCCGTCGGCGGCGACAGCGAAGATCTGCTCGCGGCCCGCGCGCGCATCGCCAGCGTCGCCGCAAGCCAGCTCGGCGCCCACGTGTTGCTGGCCGAGGACAACCCGGTCAACCAGGAACTCGCGCGCAGCATGCTCGAAGAATTGGGCTGCACGGTGGTGGTGGTGGAAAACGGCCAGGAAGCGCTGGACGCCATCGGTGACGCGCCGCTCGACCGCATGCAACGGCCCTACGACCTGGTGCTCATGGATTGCCAGATGCCGGTGCTGGACGGCTTCGAAGCGACCCGCCAGATCCGTCGCTGGGAAGCGCATAACAATCGCAAACAGCCGCTGCCCATCGTGGCCTTGACCGCCAACGCCCTGTCCGGCGATCGCGAGCGCTGTCTCAAGTCCGGCATGGACGACTACCTCGCCAAGCCCTTCAGCCAGGAACAGCTCGCCGCACTCGTCAAACGCTGGATGACGCTCGATGTGGCGGTCAAACAGGCGGTCAAGCGTGAAGCCGCCAATGCCGCGCGCGACGGCCAGCCGGCCGACGGCGCGGAGCTGCACGTCGCGGCGCTCGATCAGAAAGTACTGGGCGTCATTCGCGGCCTCCATCGCGACGGCCAGGAAGACGTGCTGGCGCGCGTGGTCGGCATGTATCTCAAGAATTGTCCCAAGCTGCTGGAGAAACTCCAGGAAGCGGCCAGCACCGGCAACAACGACCTGTTGCGCAACGCCGCCCACAGCCTCAAATCGGCCAGCGCCAACCTCGGCGCGACGCGCCTCGCCGCGCTGTGCGATGAACTCGAGAATCTCGGCCGCGACGGTGGCGTGGCACGCGCGCTGGCGCCTCTCGGCATCGTCGAATTCGAGTTCGAGGCGGTATGCAACGCGCTGGCGCTGGAGCTGTCACGCAGGGCCGCGTGA
- a CDS encoding response regulator, which yields MASILAVDDSASMRQMVAFTLKGAGYNVIEAVDGKDALEKAKSGGADVVLTDVNMPNMDGIELVRQLRQLPKYKFTPMLLLTTESGADKKAQGKAAGATGWLVKPFNPEQLLATIAKVLG from the coding sequence ATGGCAAGCATTCTTGCGGTCGACGATTCGGCTTCCATGCGCCAGATGGTGGCGTTCACCCTCAAAGGCGCCGGCTATAACGTCATCGAGGCTGTCGATGGCAAAGACGCCCTCGAAAAAGCCAAATCGGGCGGCGCCGACGTGGTGCTGACCGACGTCAACATGCCCAACATGGACGGCATCGAACTGGTGCGCCAATTGCGCCAGCTGCCCAAGTACAAGTTCACCCCGATGCTGCTGCTGACCACCGAGTCCGGCGCCGACAAGAAGGCGCAGGGCAAGGCCGCCGGCGCCACCGGCTGGCTGGTCAAGCCCTTCAACCCCGAACAGCTCCTGGCCACCATCGCCAAGGTGCTCGGCTGA
- a CDS encoding chemotaxis protein CheA has product MAIDVAQFHQVFFEESFEGLEVMESGLVDLEVGSPDIEAINAIFRAAHSIKGGSGTFGFSAISDFTHVLETLLDEMRAGKREVTRDAVDVLLLAVDSLRSMLDAARSGTDFDAQAVADVHHKLEEQLHHGAAPIVTSASATAAQDEAVGAAQGLWRIEFVPELHLFATGNDPVRILRELERLGAFSAEVDLSRMPEYGIYDPETCYSTWRITLDGGVEEAAIREVFEWVEDDAKITLTREQPEPAAADASSAAPELAVVPEAQDRRQSDRRQGDRRQGDRREGEAASAPPASSIRVDIAKVDSLINLVGELVITQSMLGQFDDDSTPTNFAKLREGLAQLERNTRELQESVMRIRMLPISFSFNRFPRLVRDLSSKLGKEVELKIIGEQTELDKTVLEKIGDPLVHLVRNSLDHGIETPDRRTAMGKPAHGTLTLAARHEGGNIVIEIVDDGAGINTEFLLAKARERGIVGAEEMLSEDAIRDLIFHPGFSTAKEVSDVSGRGVGMDVVRRNIKELGGVIELESAVGVGTTIRIRLPLTLAILDGQLVRVGNQTYIVPLVSIIESLQATPDRVKSVAGSAELYRLRGEYIPIIRLYELFGVEPQSTVLEQGLLVVVEGEGRRASIFVDELLGQQQVVIKSLETNYRKVDGISGATILGDGTVAMIIDAGGVIGLARKEPAGPHNIDQSKAA; this is encoded by the coding sequence ATGGCCATCGACGTCGCACAATTTCACCAGGTATTTTTCGAGGAATCCTTCGAGGGCCTCGAAGTCATGGAGTCGGGTCTGGTCGACCTCGAAGTCGGCAGCCCGGACATCGAAGCCATCAACGCCATTTTCCGCGCCGCGCATTCGATCAAGGGCGGCAGCGGTACCTTCGGCTTCAGCGCCATCAGCGATTTCACCCATGTGCTCGAAACGCTGCTCGACGAGATGCGCGCCGGCAAGCGTGAAGTGACGCGCGACGCGGTCGACGTGCTGCTGCTGGCGGTCGACAGCCTGCGCTCGATGCTCGACGCGGCGCGCAGCGGCACCGATTTCGACGCCCAGGCCGTGGCCGACGTGCACCACAAGCTCGAAGAGCAGTTGCACCACGGCGCCGCGCCGATAGTGACAAGCGCCAGCGCGACAGCAGCACAAGACGAGGCCGTCGGCGCCGCGCAGGGGCTGTGGCGCATCGAGTTCGTGCCCGAACTGCACCTGTTCGCGACCGGCAACGACCCGGTACGCATCCTGCGCGAACTCGAACGGCTCGGCGCCTTCAGCGCCGAAGTCGACCTGTCGCGCATGCCCGAGTACGGCATCTACGATCCTGAAACCTGCTATTCGACCTGGCGCATCACGCTCGACGGCGGCGTCGAGGAAGCGGCCATCCGTGAAGTGTTCGAATGGGTCGAGGACGACGCCAAGATCACCCTGACCCGCGAACAGCCGGAACCGGCCGCGGCCGACGCCAGCAGCGCCGCGCCCGAACTCGCGGTGGTGCCCGAAGCCCAGGACCGCCGTCAGAGCGACCGTCGCCAGGGCGACCGCCGTCAAGGCGATCGGCGCGAGGGCGAAGCGGCAAGTGCGCCGCCCGCGTCATCGATCCGCGTCGATATCGCCAAGGTCGATTCGCTGATCAACCTGGTCGGTGAGCTGGTCATCACCCAGTCCATGCTGGGCCAGTTCGACGACGATTCGACGCCGACCAATTTCGCCAAGCTGCGCGAAGGCCTTGCCCAGCTGGAGCGCAACACGCGCGAGCTGCAGGAAAGCGTGATGCGCATCCGCATGCTGCCCATCAGCTTTTCCTTCAACCGCTTTCCGCGCCTGGTGCGTGACTTGTCGTCCAAGCTCGGCAAGGAAGTGGAGCTGAAGATCATCGGCGAGCAGACCGAGCTCGACAAGACGGTGCTGGAAAAGATCGGCGACCCGCTGGTGCACCTGGTGCGCAATTCGCTGGACCATGGCATCGAAACGCCGGACCGCCGCACCGCGATGGGCAAACCGGCCCATGGCACGCTGACGCTTGCCGCGCGTCATGAAGGCGGCAACATCGTCATTGAAATCGTCGACGACGGCGCCGGCATCAACACCGAGTTCCTGCTCGCCAAGGCGCGCGAGCGCGGCATCGTCGGCGCCGAGGAGATGCTGTCCGAGGACGCGATTCGCGACCTCATCTTCCACCCTGGTTTTTCGACCGCCAAGGAAGTGAGCGACGTGTCCGGCCGCGGTGTCGGCATGGACGTGGTCCGCCGCAACATCAAGGAGCTCGGCGGCGTCATCGAACTGGAGTCGGCGGTCGGCGTCGGCACCACCATCCGTATCCGCCTGCCGCTGACGCTCGCCATTCTCGATGGCCAGCTGGTGCGGGTCGGCAACCAGACCTACATCGTGCCGCTGGTCTCGATCATCGAATCGCTGCAGGCCACGCCCGACCGCGTGAAATCGGTGGCCGGCAGCGCCGAGCTGTACCGCCTGCGCGGTGAATACATCCCCATCATCCGTCTTTACGAGCTGTTCGGCGTCGAACCGCAGTCGACGGTGCTCGAACAAGGCCTGCTGGTGGTGGTGGAAGGCGAAGGTCGGCGCGCGAGCATCTTCGTCGACGAACTGCTCGGCCAGCAGCAGGTGGTGATCAAGAGCCTGGAAACCAACTACCGCAAGGTCGACGGCATTTCCGGCGCCACCATACTCGGCGACGGTACGGTCGCCATGATCATCGACGCCGGCGGCGTCATCGGCCTGGCCCGCAAAGAGCCGGCCGGCCCTCACAACATCGATCAATCCAAGGCCGCTTAG
- a CDS encoding purine-binding chemotaxis protein CheW: MGLGSAGADADQYLTFMLNGEEYGVDILRVQEIKGWIPTTRIPNTPDYIRGVMNLRGAIVPIIDMRLRFAMPAIEYTATTVVIVLKVHSDGVERTIGFVVDAVSDVYNVSADQFRAAPDFGAHVHTDFIRALATVEEKMVILLDIDRLVSAEQLDAAATVH; the protein is encoded by the coding sequence ATGGGACTGGGCAGCGCCGGCGCCGATGCCGATCAGTACCTGACTTTCATGTTGAACGGCGAAGAATACGGCGTCGATATCCTGCGCGTGCAGGAAATCAAGGGTTGGATTCCGACCACGCGCATACCGAACACGCCCGACTACATCCGCGGCGTGATGAACCTGCGTGGCGCCATCGTGCCCATCATCGACATGCGTCTGCGTTTCGCCATGCCAGCCATCGAGTACACCGCCACCACCGTGGTGATCGTGTTGAAAGTACACAGCGATGGCGTCGAGCGCACCATCGGTTTCGTGGTCGACGCGGTGTCGGACGTCTACAACGTCTCCGCCGACCAGTTCCGCGCCGCGCCCGACTTCGGCGCCCACGTGCACACCGATTTCATCCGTGCCCTGGCCACGGTCGAAGAGAAGATGGTGATCCTGCTCGACATCGACCGCCTGGTCAGCGCCGAGCAACTGGACGCCGCCGCAACCGTGCACTAA
- a CDS encoding PAS domain S-box protein — MFSRKKSNDNSQPTLAAQTQQELQALKDERSAIQRSQAMVECGADGVILSASTKFVTVLGYAPGDLDGKSYVSLLDSASAASSAFADDQAALRRGEDSSGEYQFRAKDGSVRWLQVNSTVVSGASGTSPHVIAIATDVTALRNELKETAAELKVRSDIMNVTSIVSTADKKGDILSVNEKFLEISKYPREELIGHGHNTTRHPDMPKAVFKEMWNTIGHGNIFRGVVKNRAKDGTPYYVDAVIAPLLGDNGKPKGYLGVRYDITEAEIERQNARGVLGAIDASFGYIEFDLGGNVTLANANFCDLMGYRSEDIVGRHHRMFVEPELARSDEYRQFWADLNDGKAQTDLFKRIAKSGKEIFIQATYAPVKDEMGRVFKIVKVATDVTAQKLYELEVAEVLRKTSEVMGEVQNGNLTRTLDGSYTGEFAVLQDAVNGSIGQLRDIVSKIRGGALSINTAASEVSKGNTELSARTEEQASSLEETAASMEEMTSTVQQNADNSRQANQLAASARDQAMQGGQVVSRAVDAMSAINQSSRQIADIIGVIDEIAFQTNLLALNAAVEAARAGEQGRGFAVVASEVRNLAQRSATAAKEIKALISDSVQKVSEGSKLVDESGSTLSEIVTSVKKVSDIIAEIAVASEEQSSGISQVNTAVTQMDQMTQQNAALVEEAAAASESMDEESRALIELMQFFNIGDGSVMSGAAPRTERRGAERPWSGNASAKPTVKSAAPAPAARVASGGSRDDNVWEEF, encoded by the coding sequence ATGTTTAGCAGAAAGAAGTCCAACGACAATTCGCAGCCGACGCTTGCCGCCCAGACCCAACAGGAATTGCAGGCGCTCAAGGATGAACGCAGCGCCATCCAGCGCTCGCAAGCCATGGTCGAATGCGGCGCGGACGGGGTGATCCTGTCTGCAAGCACGAAGTTCGTCACCGTGCTCGGCTACGCGCCCGGCGACCTCGACGGCAAGTCCTATGTCTCGCTGCTGGACAGCGCGAGCGCCGCCAGCAGCGCCTTCGCCGACGACCAGGCGGCCCTGCGCCGCGGCGAGGACAGCAGCGGCGAGTACCAGTTCCGCGCCAAGGACGGTAGCGTGCGCTGGCTGCAGGTCAACAGCACGGTTGTTTCCGGCGCCAGCGGCACGTCGCCGCATGTCATCGCCATCGCGACCGACGTGACGGCGCTGCGCAACGAGCTGAAGGAAACCGCGGCCGAGCTCAAGGTGCGTTCCGACATCATGAATGTCACCAGCATCGTGTCGACCGCCGACAAGAAGGGCGACATTCTTTCCGTCAACGAAAAGTTCCTCGAGATATCCAAGTATCCGCGTGAAGAACTGATCGGCCATGGCCACAACACCACGCGTCATCCGGACATGCCGAAAGCGGTGTTCAAGGAGATGTGGAACACCATCGGTCACGGCAATATCTTCCGCGGCGTGGTCAAGAACCGCGCCAAGGACGGCACGCCCTACTACGTCGACGCGGTGATCGCGCCGCTGCTCGGCGACAACGGCAAGCCGAAGGGCTATCTCGGCGTGCGCTACGACATCACCGAGGCGGAAATCGAACGCCAGAATGCGCGCGGCGTGCTCGGCGCCATCGACGCCTCCTTCGGTTACATCGAGTTCGACCTCGGTGGCAATGTCACCTTGGCGAACGCCAATTTCTGCGACTTGATGGGCTACCGCTCCGAGGACATCGTCGGCCGGCACCATCGCATGTTCGTCGAGCCGGAGCTTGCGCGCTCCGACGAGTACCGCCAGTTCTGGGCCGATCTCAACGACGGCAAGGCGCAGACCGACCTGTTCAAGCGCATTGCCAAGAGCGGCAAGGAAATCTTCATCCAGGCCACCTATGCGCCGGTCAAGGACGAGATGGGCCGCGTGTTCAAAATCGTCAAGGTCGCCACCGACGTGACCGCGCAGAAGCTCTACGAGCTCGAAGTGGCCGAGGTGCTGCGCAAGACCTCCGAAGTGATGGGTGAAGTGCAGAACGGCAACCTGACCCGTACCCTCGACGGCAGCTACACCGGCGAATTCGCCGTGCTGCAGGACGCCGTCAACGGTTCGATCGGGCAATTGCGCGACATCGTCAGCAAGATTCGCGGCGGTGCGCTGAGCATCAATACCGCGGCCAGCGAAGTGTCCAAGGGCAATACCGAACTGAGCGCCCGCACCGAGGAACAAGCGTCCTCGCTGGAAGAAACCGCCGCCAGCATGGAAGAGATGACCTCGACCGTGCAGCAGAACGCCGACAACTCCCGCCAGGCCAACCAGCTCGCCGCGTCCGCGCGCGACCAGGCGATGCAGGGTGGCCAGGTGGTGAGCCGCGCGGTCGATGCGATGTCCGCCATCAACCAGTCCAGCCGTCAGATCGCCGACATCATCGGCGTGATCGACGAAATCGCGTTCCAGACCAACCTGTTGGCCTTGAACGCCGCCGTCGAAGCGGCGCGTGCCGGCGAACAGGGTCGCGGCTTCGCGGTCGTGGCCTCGGAAGTGCGCAACCTCGCACAGCGCAGCGCCACCGCCGCCAAGGAGATCAAGGCGCTGATCAGTGACTCGGTGCAGAAGGTCTCGGAAGGCTCGAAGCTGGTGGACGAATCCGGCTCGACGCTGAGCGAAATCGTCACCTCGGTCAAGAAGGTCAGCGACATCATCGCCGAAATCGCGGTGGCCTCGGAAGAGCAGTCGTCCGGCATCTCGCAGGTCAATACCGCCGTCACGCAGATGGACCAGATGACGCAGCAGAACGCGGCGCTGGTCGAGGAAGCGGCGGCCGCCAGCGAATCGATGGACGAGGAATCGCGTGCCCTGATCGAACTGATGCAGTTCTTCAACATCGGCGACGGCAGTGTCATGAGTGGCGCGGCACCGCGCACCGAAAGGCGCGGCGCGGAGCGGCCGTGGTCCGGCAACGCCAGCGCCAAGCCGACCGTCAAGTCGGCCGCACCGGCGCCGGCCGCGCGTGTCGCCAGCGGCGGCTCGCGGGACGACAACGTCTGGGAGGAATTCTAG
- a CDS encoding STAS domain-containing protein, which translates to MTTEHMPTTSDDAQRVTLRSTLRIGDVGDFKNECDALFAGSAPSSLVCDASAVEFIDAAALQYLVALSRNCADAQRAFEIGTPSAAFISAAQVSGYARPLGLEAA; encoded by the coding sequence ATGACCACCGAGCACATGCCAACGACTTCCGACGACGCGCAGCGCGTAACGCTGCGTTCGACGCTCCGCATCGGAGATGTCGGCGACTTCAAGAATGAGTGCGATGCGCTGTTCGCCGGGTCCGCACCGTCGTCACTGGTGTGCGACGCGAGCGCCGTCGAGTTCATCGACGCCGCCGCGCTCCAGTACCTGGTGGCCTTGTCGCGAAACTGCGCCGATGCCCAACGCGCTTTCGAGATCGGTACGCCTTCCGCTGCTTTCATCAGCGCGGCGCAGGTGTCGGGCTACGCCCGGCCGCTGGGCCTCGAGGCCGCCTGA
- a CDS encoding protein-glutamate O-methyltransferase CheR translates to MNSPATAHAQESPQEYAFNDGHFELLRKLVGKYAGISLNDTKRQLVYGRLARRIRAMNLSGFDEYCELVRDENSDEIENFINAITTNLTSFFRENHHFECLAQQVVPMLLKNNAASRRIRVWSAGCSTGEEPYSIAMTLMEALGGAQGWDVKILATDIDSNVVATAAAGVYPANRQQGLSEARLKRFFTPAGGAPGNLRLKDEVRSLIRFAPLNLMEQWPFKGPFDVIFCRNVVIYFDKDTQGRLFGRYADVLARHGYLFIGHSETMFGTCTRFDLIGRTTYRLAGMA, encoded by the coding sequence ATGAACTCCCCCGCCACCGCTCACGCACAGGAATCTCCCCAGGAATACGCGTTCAACGACGGCCATTTCGAACTGCTGCGCAAGCTGGTCGGCAAGTATGCCGGCATCAGCCTCAACGACACCAAGCGCCAGCTGGTCTACGGCCGCCTGGCGCGCCGCATCCGCGCCATGAACCTGTCGGGCTTCGACGAGTACTGCGAGCTGGTGCGCGACGAGAACAGCGATGAGATTGAAAATTTCATCAACGCCATCACCACCAACCTGACGTCGTTCTTCCGCGAGAACCATCATTTCGAATGTCTCGCCCAGCAGGTGGTGCCGATGCTGCTGAAGAACAACGCCGCCAGCCGCCGCATCCGCGTGTGGTCGGCCGGGTGCTCGACCGGCGAAGAACCCTACAGCATCGCCATGACACTCATGGAAGCGCTCGGCGGCGCGCAAGGTTGGGATGTGAAAATCCTGGCCACCGACATCGATTCCAACGTGGTCGCGACCGCCGCCGCCGGCGTCTACCCGGCCAACCGTCAGCAGGGCCTCAGCGAAGCGCGTCTCAAGCGCTTTTTCACGCCGGCCGGCGGTGCACCGGGCAATTTGCGGCTGAAAGATGAAGTGCGCAGCCTGATCCGTTTCGCGCCGCTCAATCTCATGGAGCAATGGCCGTTCAAGGGGCCGTTCGACGTGATCTTCTGCCGCAACGTCGTCATCTATTTCGACAAGGACACCCAGGGGCGTTTGTTCGGTCGCTATGCCGACGTGCTGGCGCGCCACGGTTACCTGTTCATCGGTCATTCCGAGACCATGTTCGGCACCTGCACGCGCTTCGATCTCATCGGCCGCACCACCTACCGCCTGGCGGGCATGGCATGA
- a CDS encoding chemoreceptor glutamine deamidase CheD, translating into MSSSPQAIQRRIQAQLDAEFAHIRKAHDAKLGAVVAKILPGEYYATGANEYVATTLGSCVSACLWDPLIKFGGMNHFMLPDAGDGRVAANNLAGGGSDAARYGSFAMEHLINAILKAGGRRERLRAKIVGGGHVLQIATNIGDRNIQFVREYLTNEGIQIIGEDVGGRSGRQVRFHPLTGAAQVRPLASTESRGVLAEEGNYRTNIERKPASGDVELF; encoded by the coding sequence ATGAGCAGCAGTCCGCAAGCCATCCAGCGGCGCATACAGGCGCAACTCGACGCCGAGTTCGCGCACATCCGCAAGGCGCACGACGCCAAGCTCGGCGCGGTGGTCGCCAAGATCCTGCCCGGCGAGTACTACGCCACCGGCGCCAACGAGTACGTCGCCACCACGCTCGGCTCCTGCGTGTCCGCCTGCCTGTGGGACCCGCTGATCAAGTTCGGTGGCATGAATCACTTCATGCTGCCCGATGCCGGCGACGGTCGCGTGGCGGCCAACAACCTGGCTGGCGGCGGCAGCGACGCGGCGCGTTACGGCTCGTTCGCCATGGAGCACCTGATCAACGCCATTCTCAAGGCCGGCGGCCGGCGCGAACGGCTCAGGGCCAAGATCGTGGGCGGCGGCCACGTGCTGCAGATCGCCACCAACATCGGCGACCGCAACATTCAATTCGTGCGCGAGTATCTGACCAACGAAGGGATCCAGATCATCGGCGAGGACGTCGGCGGGCGCTCTGGCCGCCAGGTGCGCTTCCATCCCCTGACCGGCGCCGCCCAGGTCCGGCCGCTGGCTTCGACCGAGAGCCGCGGTGTGCTCGCCGAGGAAGGCAACTACCGCACCAACATCGAACGCAAGCCCGCCAGCGGCGACGTCGAATTGTTCTAG